A single region of the Bacillus cereus genome encodes:
- a CDS encoding NDxxF motif lipoprotein: MKKYTLYPLILLALLFISACSHSAQSNDMNNTQSDKLDDVQSIKDVTIKIPENIFNSQKKDENINEDEMKQNIKNYLDYSGELFENTVPLSSALSDENVTESDREKLKKLIDLAKQNDANFHDFISNNTIPNDYKKPSKEIYEFISSSTALSIELDQEIEKIAQDGNLFKADFSFTKRFEKVNGRKQKEIEKFLKEKNIETEYFNK, encoded by the coding sequence ATGAAGAAATACACTTTATATCCACTCATACTGCTTGCTCTTTTATTTATATCAGCTTGTTCACACAGTGCACAATCTAATGATATGAACAATACACAATCCGATAAATTAGACGATGTACAATCTATTAAAGATGTTACTATTAAAATTCCAGAAAATATATTTAACTCTCAAAAAAAGGACGAAAATATTAATGAAGACGAAATGAAACAAAATATAAAAAATTATTTAGATTATAGCGGAGAGTTATTTGAAAACACCGTTCCCCTTTCATCAGCCCTGTCTGACGAGAATGTCACTGAATCCGACCGAGAGAAATTAAAAAAACTAATAGATTTAGCAAAACAAAATGATGCAAATTTCCATGATTTTATTAGTAACAACACTATACCTAATGATTACAAAAAGCCTTCAAAAGAAATCTATGAATTTATTTCATCGTCTACCGCACTTTCAATAGAGCTAGATCAAGAAATAGAAAAAATCGCTCAAGATGGTAACTTATTCAAGGCCGATTTTTCTTTTACAAAGCGCTTTGAGAAAGTTAATGGTAGAAAGCAAAAAGAGATTGAAAAGTTTTTGAAGGAAAAGAATATTGAAACTGAGTATTTCAACAAGTGA
- a CDS encoding HAAS signaling domain-containing protein produces the protein MNKSEFLEQLSSSLRNMPNAEKKDIISEYETHFISAKQDGKSEEEISRKLGDPKTIAKELNVSYAIQNADNKRSFKNMITALFSVMSLSVLNFAFIIIAFFVLLFLLPILLALIIATPLLIISPILLLGLGFFKGFHQISYSDVYSVFIAFCIGLLISVISYQMIKHVYSILVKYLKWNFSILQRY, from the coding sequence ATGAACAAAAGTGAATTTTTGGAACAACTTAGTTCTTCCCTGCGGAATATGCCTAATGCAGAAAAGAAAGATATTATTTCAGAGTATGAAACTCATTTTATCAGTGCTAAACAGGATGGGAAATCTGAAGAAGAAATTTCTAGAAAACTAGGAGACCCTAAAACTATTGCTAAAGAACTTAATGTTTCCTATGCAATACAAAACGCGGACAATAAACGAAGCTTCAAAAATATGATAACCGCACTATTTTCTGTTATGAGCTTAAGTGTTTTAAACTTTGCCTTTATCATTATCGCCTTTTTCGTACTACTCTTTTTATTACCGATTCTTCTAGCCCTTATCATTGCCACACCATTGTTAATCATTTCACCTATTTTATTACTAGGATTAGGATTTTTTAAAGGATTTCATCAAATCAGTTATTCAGATGTATATAGTGTGTTCATAGCTTTTTGCATCGGTTTACTAATTTCTGTGATATCTTACCAAATGATAAAACATGTATACTCAATTTTAGTAAAGTATTTAAAGTGGAATTTTTCCATTTTACAAAGATATTAA
- the alsS gene encoding acetolactate synthase AlsS: MSTGVKANDVKTKTRGADLVVDCLIKQGVTHVFGIPGAKIDSVFDVLQERGPELIVCRHEQNAAFMAAAIGRLTGKPGVCLVTSGPGTSNLATGLVTANAESDPVVALAGAVPRTDRLKRTHQSMDNAALFEPITKYSVEVEHPDNVPEALSNAFRSATSTNPGATLVSLPQDVMTAETTVESIGALSKPQLGIAPTHEITYVVEKIKSAKLPVILLGMRASTNAVTKAVRELIADTELPVVETYQAAGAISRELEDHFFGRVGLFRNQPGDILLEEADLVISIGYDPIEYDPKFWNKLGDRTIIHLDDHQADIDHDYQPERELIGDIALTVNSIAEKLPKLVLNTKSEAVLERLRSKLSEQAEVPNRASEGVTHPLQVIRTLRSLISDDTTVTCDIGSHSIWMARCFRSYEPRRLLFSNGMQTLGVALPWAIAATLVEPGKKVVSVSGDGGFLFSSMELETAVRLNAPVVHLVWRDGTYDMVAFQQMMKYGRTSATEFGDVDLVKYAESFGALGLRVNTPDELEDVLKTALEADGPVIIDIPIDYRDNIKLSEKLLPNQLN, from the coding sequence TTGAGTACAGGTGTAAAAGCAAACGACGTGAAAACAAAAACAAGAGGAGCAGATCTTGTTGTTGATTGTTTAATTAAACAAGGTGTTACACATGTTTTCGGTATTCCAGGAGCGAAGATTGACTCTGTATTTGATGTACTGCAAGAAAGAGGACCAGAGTTAATTGTTTGTCGTCATGAACAAAACGCAGCATTTATGGCAGCTGCTATTGGTAGATTAACAGGGAAACCGGGTGTGTGTCTTGTAACTTCAGGACCAGGGACATCGAATTTAGCGACAGGTCTTGTTACTGCGAATGCGGAGAGTGATCCCGTTGTTGCTTTAGCTGGTGCGGTTCCACGTACGGATCGATTAAAACGTACGCACCAATCTATGGATAATGCTGCACTATTCGAACCAATCACAAAATATAGCGTAGAAGTAGAGCATCCTGATAATGTGCCAGAAGCGCTATCAAATGCATTCCGAAGTGCGACTTCCACAAATCCAGGAGCTACTTTAGTAAGTCTTCCGCAAGACGTTATGACTGCGGAAACGACTGTAGAGTCTATCGGTGCGCTTTCTAAGCCACAGCTTGGAATCGCTCCCACACATGAAATTACATATGTAGTAGAAAAAATAAAATCAGCGAAATTACCAGTTATTTTACTCGGTATGAGAGCGAGCACGAATGCAGTAACGAAAGCGGTTCGTGAATTAATTGCTGATACAGAACTTCCTGTCGTTGAAACATATCAAGCAGCTGGTGCGATTTCACGTGAGTTAGAAGATCATTTCTTCGGCCGCGTTGGATTATTCCGTAACCAACCAGGTGATATTTTACTAGAAGAAGCGGATCTTGTTATTTCTATCGGTTATGACCCAATTGAGTACGATCCGAAATTCTGGAATAAACTTGGAGACAGAACGATTATTCATCTTGATGACCATCAAGCAGATATCGACCATGATTACCAACCAGAGCGTGAATTAATTGGCGATATCGCTTTAACTGTAAATAGCATTGCAGAGAAATTACCGAAGCTTGTATTAAATACGAAATCAGAAGCAGTTTTAGAACGATTACGCTCGAAATTATCAGAGCAAGCAGAAGTTCCAAACCGTGCTTCAGAAGGTGTTACGCATCCACTTCAAGTCATTCGTACACTTCGTTCTTTAATTAGTGACGATACAACCGTTACATGCGACATCGGTTCACATTCTATTTGGATGGCAAGATGTTTCCGTTCTTATGAACCACGTAGACTATTATTTAGTAACGGTATGCAAACGTTAGGTGTTGCACTTCCTTGGGCAATTGCCGCTACTTTAGTTGAACCGGGCAAGAAAGTTGTTTCCGTGTCAGGTGATGGTGGTTTCTTATTCTCTTCAATGGAATTAGAAACAGCGGTACGTTTAAATGCTCCGGTTGTCCATCTCGTATGGAGAGACGGTACGTACGATATGGTTGCGTTCCAACAAATGATGAAATACGGCAGAACATCAGCTACAGAGTTTGGCGATGTTGATCTTGTGAAATATGCGGAAAGTTTCGGGGCGTTAGGTCTTCGTGTCAATACACCAGATGAATTAGAAGATGTATTGAAAACTGCATTAGAAGCAGACGGTCCTGTCATTATTGATATTCCAATTGATTATCGTGACAACATTAAATTAAGTGAAAAACTATTACCAAATCAATTAAACTAA
- the alsD gene encoding alpha-acetolactate decarboxylase has protein sequence MNVAQLIDIDAKKTKTSNEVYQTSTMLALLDGIYDGVINFEELKERGDFGIGTFDQLDGEMIAFDNEFYHLRSDGSAEKVDPEETTPFATVTFFEKEMSYTVERPMNREEVEALLHELMPSKNLFYAIRMDGTFREVRTRTVPRQEKPYTPLVEVTKSQPIFSFKDTDGTMAGFWTPDYAQGIGVAGFHLHYIDDEISGGGHVFDYVVENCTIQICQKSHMHLALPETADFMAAELSRENLEDNIATAEGAE, from the coding sequence ATGAATGTTGCGCAATTAATTGATATTGATGCAAAAAAAACGAAAACGAGTAATGAAGTATATCAAACATCTACAATGCTTGCGCTATTAGATGGTATATATGATGGTGTTATTAACTTTGAGGAATTGAAAGAACGTGGTGATTTTGGCATCGGCACATTTGATCAATTAGATGGTGAAATGATTGCGTTTGATAATGAGTTTTATCATTTACGTTCAGACGGTTCAGCGGAAAAGGTAGATCCGGAAGAAACAACACCGTTTGCGACTGTAACGTTTTTTGAAAAAGAAATGAGCTATACGGTAGAGCGTCCGATGAATCGTGAAGAAGTGGAAGCATTATTACATGAGTTAATGCCAAGTAAAAACTTATTTTATGCGATTCGAATGGACGGTACGTTCCGTGAAGTTAGAACGAGAACTGTTCCAAGACAAGAAAAACCGTATACGCCACTCGTTGAAGTGACGAAATCACAACCGATTTTTTCGTTTAAAGATACGGATGGAACGATGGCTGGATTTTGGACACCGGATTACGCGCAAGGTATTGGTGTAGCTGGTTTCCACTTACATTACATTGATGATGAAATTAGCGGGGGTGGACATGTTTTCGATTATGTTGTAGAAAACTGTACGATCCAAATTTGCCAAAAATCTCATATGCATTTAGCACTTCCAGAAACAGCTGATTTTATGGCGGCTGAATTATCAAGAGAAAATTTAGAGGATAATATTGCGACTGCGGAAGGTGCGGAGTAA